The genomic DNA AAGGATCATGTCAATCATGTCGGTGCCCGCTGATGGGTGTTGACTCATTGGACACCGAGGCTCAGCCAGCCGGAGGACGAACACAACCACAACTCCGAGGAATAAGGGACAGGAGCAGCCCGAGCATACAGAAGGAAATCCATCAGTTAGTTTAGTTTTTATCTTGGTCAATGATCTCAGTAAATTTCTGGTTAAACCTACGTATGTATGTTCCCCAAGTTCTTCCATGTTTGGTGCATTAGCACATGCAAAAAGACTCGCAGACAGTCTCAAAGTGATATTCCATCAACTTTGGGCTCAACATAACAATGTTGACCGCGAATCTGCCGAAATCTTTGAACATGGAAGGGTAAAATATGGGAGTGGGTCGATTTCTGTGAAGAATCATATATTTAATGAGAAGAGGCCTTTTTTAATGAGGCAGATAGCACATGGAAACAAGAGACTTGCTGAAGAAATGAAGATGTGTAGCTAATGATATGTGTGCAGGGATTTGTTGACCACTAGAATACTGCATTCAAACTAGTAGTTTTGTCACATTGTGAGTCTGGAAAGTAGTGAACATCGATCTGGGTACCAATGCCTCATCAGATCCAACTCTTGTCTCATTTCGACTCAATTTATTCCATTCAAGTTCCATCGCATTTACAGTGTGACTGATAGACGAAAGGTCACATTGAATCGCCCACTGTCCTAGGAACAATGTATATTGTGAGAGGCCAAATACATAATTATCTggtcaaatttcaaaatcattattttaaGAATTTAAAGAATTGTTTCGTTTCGGACAGTAGTATTTGAAGAAAGTATCAAGGAACTTTTTGCGTGAAATCCTTGAACGTGCTCTCGTATTTCAGGTAATCATATTTGGGTTTTGTATTATTGAATCGTCAAAGGGCtctatattgttttttttttataaaagaggCTCCTCGTCCCTGATAAAACGATATAACTGTCCTTTAATATTGTTCTTATTGTTATCCTATTTATATCTACCGCATAAATTAGGCTCGTTGTAACAGTTATGAAATTATAATGTAACAGCTATGAAATCATAGTTACTATAACatgatattttttaatattaaaattgttCGGAGCTTCCGAAAAGgctataataaaattttttacacCTAAAATTGGGTCGTTATGAATTCCACTCAATAATTAATTATAGATCTCTGAACgagtttcgatttgatatattatgtccCGTGGTTTAATCTGAATTAAAAGTTATAGTCTCTCAAAGTTTAGGGTTTAATATTCACGTTGTAGCAATTACGGTTTCATAGCTATTATAATGTGAATGTTAAACTCTAAATTTTGAGAGTTCATAATATAAATTTTCACTTTGGTTGAACCACAGAACACGCTATATATTAAATCAAAACTAGTTTAGAAATGTATAACTGGTTATGAGGTGGAACTCATAACGGTCTGATTTCAAGCTCAAAAACATTGTTTAGATccttttcaaaggcttcaaacaattttagttttaattttttttccatgttATAACAGTTACAAATCGTAACTGTTACAACTATGTAGCTGCTACGAAACCATAGCTGCTAAATTATCTCCCGATTTAAACAGGAGATGagataataatgaaaataatattagaGGACAGCTGTATCATTTTACGAGGTGAGTGAAATgcccttttgataaaaaataaacataGGACGTCTCTTTGACGATTAGGTAAAAAAGGAGCACCCATTTGACTTTTGCCCATAATATTTTGGCAACATGGCCAACTCAGTCTATACATTGTCTCCACTTCGGCAAATCCAACACATATGGCCCTGCTTTAGATTAAAATTGGGCATGATCAATAAATGACTCGCAACTCATAACCTCGAGATTCAATAACTTGCTAGGGTTTGAGATAAGTCTATATAAAGATCGTCCAAGGAATCACCTGATGATCCAACTCTATCCTAACTTCTTCGTCATTCCTtcaatactgttttatttttattttcgatGATCACATCATGACTTATGCATTGGAAAGGTCTTGTTGGAATGACCTTCAGCGCTCTCTAACGCGTGTTAATCTATGCAGATCCTATCACAACATGAGAGAAAGTTTTATCAATGGTGTAGAGTGAGGCAGCAGGTATTTTATCACATTATCCTCAAAGGAGCTAAAGAGTGAGGTGCCATTGTAAAGGCAGATTTGTAGCATCTTTGGTGGATTGTACTGTCCCCTTGGTAGGGAATTGTTAGGGGAACAACGAAACAATTGCCCACCTCAGTTTCCACAACATATTTATTAGATCTCAATGTCAGAAACCACTACAAATCTGCCAACTTGGAACTTAGGAGGATCATCTAGTAAGAAGCAACAATATAGAAAAACTTGTGTCCCCAAAAGTAAGCAGCATTGAAGCTTTGCATGTAATACTGTCATTATCTTTGTGCACCACACTTCATATTTCTTCTTTATTTTCCAAAAGACCTTTAGATTTTCCAAACATGAATTATATTTTTACTGTTTAGATTATTAAGAGTCCTTTTAATTTGTATCCATTAGTTATTACTATTATGAAATGAAAAGAGATAGTATTTTAACTGTTAATTAACAAAGAAAGTAGCAACATCTATGAGAACCTTTCTCTGTTGATGAAAAATAGTCAcaaataagtattatttttttcttgACTCCAATGGGTTGGAAACTCCAACCATCTCCTCTCATTTTTGAAGGTCGATCCATGCTCCAACACTCTTTTGAATTTGGAAAGACACTAATAAATTTAGGAAATGAGATGCCTTTTGATTTGGAAGGGCCacagatgatgcaatttgatggAGACATCATCTTCCCAAATAAATCCTTTAAGCAACAACCTTTCTCCCAATGCAAACTATACTCGCTCTAGGAAATAGTGTTGACAAGGTGAGCAAGCCTTTTTATTTTTCATCCGAGTAATAGGTTATCTTAGATCTTTGCATATAGTAGGCTCCTCTTGTCTAGCATACCTTCCTTACTCACTCAATAGTAATGTTATAAGTTGGCATGGAATTAAGAGCAAAGGCTATTATTCTCCTCTTTTCCAAAAAGCTCTTTGAAAGTCTCATGTGTTTTGTTTTGAATAGTGATGATTATTGGGGAGCATCAACTTCTTGTTGAGTACCTTTATCTTATTTGGTCAAGCTATAACTTAGTATGATATTGAGAAACCTAGAGTTAGTGGTTTTCGTTGGGGGAAATGATGCTTCCATGTAATCAAGTTTGACTAAGCAAGCAAATCAAGAAAGGTAGACATATGCTCAGGTAAACGAATGTTCAAGGGGACAATTCTAGGCTTAGGAAACTAGAATTAGAGAACCAAATTTTCACGGCAAAGTTTGAGAACCTTGAGAAGACCCTTGAATATATTTCACCAATGGATCTAAGAACTTTAGGTAAGATTCAATTGAATAATTTAGTTAGTTTTTAGTTTTGTGTCAAACTTGAGATTGGTAATGATTTTGgaagaaaaatctaatttttccaATTAGATATGAGTTAGAAAAACCtcattgaaaattttaaacttatcaaTGATTTGTgaaatttttgataatttttttaaaatgacacatattttattttttaaaaaacatatttaCACTATTATCAGTCGACTAGAGTCTAGATACAGGTAGGAGTCTATTGGGACATTACGGAATGGTCAAATATGGGTTTTTAGTTTGGAAAATGATTAAGAGAATTTGATATTCATGGATAGAGTCCATTAGGGGATTTTGAATACAAGTTAAGGATCATCTTTTAAGCATAAAATCAATTACCGAGAGATAATTGGTACACcttttttatgtatgataaaaGGAGGAGAAGAGTGAACAAGGTTTAAGTGAGAAACCTTGATTTCTCCTCTTAGGAGATTCTCCTATGTTGGGACAAGGAGGAACCTAATTTGAAATTAGAGGGAGAAAAGAGAAAAGGTTATGGGAATCTTGTTCACCACTAATGGCAAGTTTTGGAAAAttcctaatcctaggtggagcttaggtgaagggaagCCTAGGATTAGGTCTTTGTTCATGATAATGCATTCATTCCATGTGCATGATAATTTTGAtgctattttgtttttctaacttaTGTGGATTTTAAAACATCGAAaagaggagattattggtgcattCATGTTCCAAGTGGCCCTGTACAATCTTGGATTTTAATATTTGATCAAAGGGGTTGAGTTTGATCTTATATTGTGTTTTAATATGTGTGTTTATGTATGCAAGGACTTACAGTAATacatacactacaagaaaacatgGCTTCAGAGACGAAAAATTCCGTCTCTGAAAGTCATGTTTCTGTCTCTAAAGAAtgtttgagacggaatattccgtccCAAAAATCAGTTAGTGAAAACCTTGTAGCTAATTTTAAGACGGAAATATTTCGTCTCTAATTTCAAAAACAGATTAAACAACTGTTTATGAATCTGTCTTTAATTTAactaaatgaaattaattttaaatgcaAATTTCgtttctaattttgttttaaatttatttttagtcTGTCTCAAATTATCTAACAAATATAATGTTAATCTGTTTATCAATCCATTTATATTTCTGTTTATAAATCCACATATAAATTTATTTGCAAATTTATcactaattttatcaatatttcaTATTTACATATTACTTTGCAACAAGCAATcataaatttcaaataaattaaaatattaaaaaaactaatttctAAATCTAAAAGTACAATATGATTACcattaagataaataaacattCACATTGTCTCGAAATAAAAGCAATCACACATTACGATTccaattttcttttccttttaataatTTCTCCCTCCACCCTCTTGCTAGTAGCATGCATGTCTTCAATTTCTTGTGATAATTCTTTATTCTTCTTATTAGAGTAAATCTGTTGAAACTTTAATTGTTTGATCTTCCAAACTATCGATCGCGTTCAAGTTCATACACCCTCCCCTTACATGAGTCACCCATCAGATCGCAACACTGTAGAAAATTTGCCGCCCGccacatcacatcatgattgaaGATTGAATGAAGAATTAGTAGAGTAGTCATCaacattttatttttctctttcttgttCCTGTTCATAATACAATAACTTATATTagtctaaaaaatttaaaaacaaaaaaaatgagaTACACACACGAAAACAATAATGaacaattaattattttttacttacaCTAACTCAAACCGATTTATTGTCCACGAACTCTCTGATACTACtgctaaaaattaaaagaagaatgtAGGTAGATTTTTCAATAATAGAAACAAATATTTTGAATCTTTGTAAAAGCTTCACATGGAGCCTGAAGATGGTCAAATATTCAGAATAAATAGAAGTATTATTTACACCTGTGAATGTTTCATCAGAAAGGTCAGAGAAAAAAAATCAGTTATCGACTAAGTCAAGAAAGTTAAAAATTTAATCTGGTAAAAATTTTCTTCTCTATATGTCAGAGAAAAGCAATAAGTTATTATTCAACTAATATTCATAATTCATAACTTCCTTCGAACATGTTTGCTATTGTATAAACCAGGATGCAAGGAAGtttgatagaaaatcaagtcctTTTAACACTATAGGTTATTTGCAAGGAAACCCCAGAAAAAATGATTAAAATGGGCATTAAAGCAGCTAAGTGTAATACATTACATCAATAGAAACAGTAACATGGAAAGGAACTAATAAAGAAATACCTTCTTTTGGTGATTAGAGAGATTTGGAAGTTGAAAATAAATCCTTTGCAATAAGAAAACACACGCCTGACACATTCAATGAGTTCAACTCGAATAGTGATAAAAAATTACTCGTACTTGAAGTAGCAAAGAACAAAGCCACACACCTGACACAGGAAAGGAACAAAACTAAAGACAAGGACTACACAACTCAAGAGGAAATATAACCATAAGTAATAGATTGCAATTGCAAAATGATCTCAGTAACTAATTTAATACAGTATCTAGAAATCTTGTGACAGAAATGGAGGACACAATTTGAACTAGTATCCAAGCCTTTGGCAAGCAAGTTAGCATGCTATTGACAGTGAAATGAAGCAAAATAATTAAGCAATTGCTTGTAAGCAATGTTCTAGTGTGTGGAACTCAACCGATTTGGAGAAACAAAAGCCAAAACTTACAAAAGGAAATGCAGACTAAAACTAGAATCAACTAAGTAGAAGAAACGGGATATTAATCAAGAAAATGGCACATTGGTAGATGCCGATCATCCAATAGTCAACAAATGCAGCAacaatcacatcaaaatcaatccCTAATCCAACACGAAAGGAAATGCCACCCAGCAAGATCACTTCATTTTCAATTTGGCCAACTCACCTATTCCTGCGGTCGCTTCTTCCACTTCCAGGCGGCATTCTGGTGGCATGTCGAAGGCGAAGGAGGATCACACCAGAGCTGGGATCGATGACCATGATCCCCTTTACTGGGAATTAAAAGAACAATTCCTCCTGCGCTCACTCGATCACCTTGCGGAGTGTGTCGTAGCTGAGGTTCTCCCGTTCCTTGCTGTCAAAGTAGGTGAGCTCGTGTTCATAGTGCGCATAGTAGGGGCCATAGAGTCGGACCTCGAGGAGATAGGAGGCGTCGTCGTAGGAGAAGCAGTTGACAGACTTGGGGATTAGCGCGTTAGGGAGGCTGTGGTTCCGGAGGAGGTTGTGGATGGTGGTGGAGCACAGGTGGATTTAAAAACATGGATACTGTAATGCGATTTGGGGAAAGAAAAAACCTTTATTTGGTTGCTTTCAATCTTAGTGAAGGTGATGATGTTGAGCACTGGAGGGTTATCAATGGCCGCTTTGAAGCAGCCGCAGGCGTCCTTGCCACCGTGGGCGTCCTTACTACCGTGGCCCAGGTGTCCTCACCGCCATGCGAGGTGCACAACTTGCTCGAGCGAGGAGGTCAGCTACGAGAAGGAATTAGGTTAGGAGCGATTTAAGAGGAAGGGAAAAGAAATTTAgagaaagggaaaataaaatacttatatttatattttatatgtatctaatatttattttttttataaatttatatgaaatattattttaaatttgttttatatttcatcttaaattccttttatataatattttttaaatggaaTACATCTGTATTTTTTGTAACAAATATATGAttcttataaatttaaaataaatattttcatcTCAAGTTGTCAttaaattttaaaggattttttgataaaaattatataatttaaaattatatttataatctatatttatttttatttattaaaagttatttataattttatcaaaattttattttaatttttatcttaatttttaaaaaatattatatttataaatagaCTGCTAAATTCTGTAATAAATCCTTCTCTAAGTTTAAGTTACATAAATATGAAatggattttttttatcaaaaaaaaattatctctaatttatataaatttaaaatggaTTTTTTCTGTCTTTAACTTTCcattaaattttaaacaaatattttAACAGAATTTTACCGTTTCAATTTTTGTTTGTAATCTGTATTTTCtttgtttataaaaaattatttgtaattcCGTCTCAAATTCATTTCAATTTCCGTCTCAATTTATTTTCCAaacattatattttattaaattgaaaCAGATTAGTAATTCTGTAGTGAATCTGTCTCTGATTGACCTAAATCTGAAACAGATTTTAATTCCGTCTTAAAAATATGTTTCTGAAGCcctgtttttttgtagtgatatGTAGCTTAGGGAGCTCATGACTTGATGAGGTTAGATTAGATGATGCCTTAGGATGACCAAAGTCGTATGTTTAATAGCATAGAGGTCTATACAGAATGGTGAAGATTGGTTATGGGACATACGAGGGATCGTAGGATGGGAAGCACTAAGGTGGTGTT from Zingiber officinale cultivar Zhangliang chromosome 4A, Zo_v1.1, whole genome shotgun sequence includes the following:
- the LOC121969819 gene encoding uncharacterized protein LOC121969819 — protein: MVIDPSSGVILLRLRHATRMPPGSGRSDRRNRRVFSYCKGFIFNFQISLITKRRNKKEKNKMLMTTLLILHSIFNHDVMWRAANFLQCCDLMGDSCKGRVYELERDR